The Cervus canadensis isolate Bull #8, Minnesota chromosome 5, ASM1932006v1, whole genome shotgun sequence genome contains the following window.
AGGGCTGGAAGCAGAGAGCTTCTTcatggggggcggggagcagggaaGAAAACCTTAATGAaaaccatcccacccctcagcagCCCTTTTCACAAGGCCGGGCGCGGGGCCGCGCAGTCCACACTTCTCTGATGGTCCTGACAACCCTATGAGGTCGGGCCTCTTGGTAGCCCAGCTTTCATGTGAACAcactcaggctcagagaggtagagCGACACTCCCAAGACACACAGCAGGTAGGTGGGCAGGGAGCCAGTGTGCCAGGGAGGGGTGGGGCGCTCACCTCTTGAACAGCAGCACCTGCTGGGTGGGGGTGAAGGCTCGGTAGGCGCATAGGAAGCTGGTGACGTAGGAGAGCTCGCTGCCCCAGAAGGCGGGCACCCGGTGCTCCAGCggcttctccagggggtctgctGTGACCACCCTCACCCTGAGGAGCTCATCCAGGTTCAGGGCGGATCCATTTTTCACACGGGGCTAATTTTCAGACAAACAGGGGcagtttgaaaaaacaaacagtgcAAAAACACTCAAGTTCCTACCCTGAAATTCATTTCCAATAAAGGAATTGCCTTGAAGAATCTTACAAAGACGTGAAAACTGACTATGGGCCTGGCCAGGGCAGGGCCCggatggtgggaggggaggaaCGGAGGTACCCAGActccttgggttgggacgatGGCCACTCAAGAGGCAAAGCCCTTGGCGGAACTCTGGGTGGATTCCTGGGTGGCTTCTGAGCAGGAGGTCTCCCCAGACAGCTCACTGGCATTGAATTGGGAGGTGAACATGACCAGCCCACCAGCCTTCTGACCCCTCATCAGCCTGCTCCTGCTCCGACACGagccccttctccccttcccttccacGCATGCACATGGCAGGCGCAGGGGACACGAGACTGCCCTGGAGGGGTCAGAGCGATGGCCTGCCCTGGTCCCCCGTGTCACCTCTGGCTGCCTCCAGGCCAACACCCTGAGGCATCCGGGCTGCAGACGGAGTCAAGGTCTGCAGCTTTAGAAAAGGCTGTCAGGGCGGGCTTTGCTGAGGCCAAAGCTTCCGACAATGGGCCTCAGCAGGAGAACGTGTTGCTGCCTCCAGCATCTGCAGACAAGTGGGCTGAGCGGGTGGTCTCTAGGATGCAGGACAAACCTCTGGGCACCTCGGGGACCCCCTTCCATCAGTCTGGCATCTCTCCCTTCATCATGCTATGAGCCTAGGCCTGCTGTCAAGAGACTGGAGGAGACTGGAAGCCCCTGCCCCCGTGGCAGAGCTGTCTCAAAACCacaatcactttcttttttttctctcgtCCTCTCCCTAGTGTTCAGTCCCCTCTGAGCCCTAACAGGGCAGTGAGAGAGTGCGAGTGTGAGAGAgtgtgagtgtgcgtgtgcgtgtgtgtgcgcgtgctccAGCATCTGCGTTTGCATGGCGATACCCAGGGGAAAGGGCCCCAAATGGGAAGCGGTGGGCAGCTCCAGGATCTCAGAGTTTCTCATTCCCAAAGCAAACCCCTCCCCAGGACGGTTGATCCCATACCTAGGAGGTGCAAACCTCCCAGCTCCTCTGGACTCGGCCCACGTCCTGGCCTCAGGCCACTTCctgcctctctggcctcagtttgcAAACTGCCCCATTAGAAGTATTTGGAGGAGATGCTGTCAGCCCAGCTCCTGGCTCTCGGGTCGGTTTGGCGAGGGAGCACTCTGGGCATGCGCGGGCCTCCCACCAACGGCTCAAAGCGGGTGGACCCCGCGCGAGGCGCACGCAGGCCAGCGATGGCGCACGCGCAGACCCgcacccccgcccccctcccttACCGCGGGGACGCCCGCCAATAACGGCCGTCCAAGCGGTGGGCCCCAGGGTCAGCGTCTCTGCTTCTGGCTCTGAACTCCCTTGTGCGATTAGGCCTGGGGCCGCCCCCACCCGAGCCGGGCGGGGCCACAGGGCCCTGGGCTGTTTTCTGGGAAGGCCTGGGGACCAGAGAGATCCGGAATGTGTCCGGCGTCCTGGTCCCTGGATTCCACCCCACGGTCCTGCCCGGGGCCTGGCCCGCTCCCCGGGAATGGAGCTGGAGGTGGACACCGAGTCTGGGCGTGGGGGGTCAGGCCGCCCCTGCCCCTCCTCGTCTGCACCCTATCCCCTTGTCTGATGGCAGGACATTGGACATAAGGCCCAGCACTTTGAGCGCCTTCGTCTTCTTGCTTTAAACCCCAGCCCTCTCTCCTGAGGTCGCAGTCACTGACTCCATCCTCAGTGGAGGAAACACAGGCTCTGAGAGTCGCCACAGGAGCTGGCCTGTCACAGGGCCGGGACGTGGTCCTGCTataggtttgaacccaggtcattCTGACCCCCAGATCGGTTCCAGCACAGGAGCCTTGGAGATGGCTCTGAACCAGGTTGGTGGCGAGTCTGTCAtttggggggcagaggggagggggtgcTGCAGGCAGCGGGCTCTGAGCGGGGGGCTTGGAAGGGTCCCCAGGGGAGGAAGGCGGTAGGGAGGCTGGGATGGGGGGCGAGGGGTgctccctggggagggagggtggaccAGACCACACAGGGCTCTGAGTGTGGGGCCAGGGGTCGGAGGTCATTGCAGGTTGTGTGGGGGACAGGACATGAGGCGGCTGTCCTATCAGATCCACAGCACCCTAGATTTGGAGGCAGCATGGAGGCCACATTAACTACGCCCCCCAAGCATGGGTCTCCGATAACCtgccaggaggaggaggctgcctcagtttccccctgtGCACAGTGGGGGCTGTGGTGGTCGTCTGCCTCATCTCAGGGTGGGGCCCGCTGCCCGGAGGGTCCACAGGCGGCCTCTCGTCAGGGCGGCCGTTCAGCAGAGGTCTGTACCCAGGGACGTGTGAGTGAGGGGACTGAGGCATCGCCCTCCCAGTCGGCACGAAGCTCTTGTCTGTGTTGTGTTCCCACGTCCAGGCTGACATGGATGATGCAGCGTCGTCCACCTGCCAGATGGAGAGCAACAGCGAGGGGCTGGGCTGCTGTCCCCGAGACCCAGGGTTCGTGTGCCCGGGGCTCCACGGACGTGCGGGCAGCTGAAGGCCAGGTGCTGCTGGAGGCCCCGCGGAGGCCCGAAGTCCCGGGGGATGAGGACGGGGTCGACTCCCAGAACCCACGGATGGCGAGAGCAGCAGCGGCCCTGGACTCTGCAGGGCGCCCCATGCCAGCATCCAGCACTGGGGGCCTCTTGGCCACTCCTGTGGTGTGGAGCGGGAGACTGGTCGCCGGAAGGAAGAGCTGGGAAAAGctgtttggggaggggggtggcatGTTCACCTTGTTTTCCTGGACGCCAGGGGCCTCGGGGCCGCAGCTCCCGTTGTCGTGACACGCTGCTGGGTGGAGGAGCTGGCACGTGTCACGCAGTGCAGGGCAGCGTCCCCACGGCTGAGGTCCGCGCCTGCCTGAGCTGGGCCCGGCCGCGGGTGGGAGCTTTCCCTGGTCCCGGAGTCTGTGCTGGGGGACCCGGACTGATGTAGGGGCCAGCTCCGCGGTAGTCACACCCGCTGAGTGAGTGGTGCTCTGGGGTGTCCATGGCACACCCAGGGACCGTGTGACCTGCACCCGGGAAGCTGCAGGGGAGGTGCACAGAGGACAGGGCCCGGGTGGTGGACAGGGCGCCGTGCTGGTGGGCAGCGCTCCTCGGGAAGTCAGCTGCAGCTGGCCTGGTGGGCGGGCTTCAGGGCTGGGCCGGCTCTGCCTCTGGCAGCTGTGCCCAAAGTGATGCCTGAGCCAGTGGAGATGGGCGTGGCTTAGCTCTGAACCCGCAGCCAGAGCGCGCTCTGACCCTGGAGCCAATCCAAAGGTGGGAAGGTGCTCGGGGCTGTGCGTGGGCCGCCGGAGGTCAGGTCCACCTGTTGAGCAGCAGGTGTCATCTTGGCAGCAGAAGTTCAAGGTGAAGTGCACTCAGGTGGTCTGGACCGTCTTTTTGGGAACAGGGTGCCCCGCTGGCCTTGGTCTCTTCAGTCTGTACGTGCTCGGCTTTTCAGCTGGGTGTAGACCCTGGCAGGGCCCCCTGTGACTGGCCAGTGAGGGGGGCGATGAGAAGGTGCTGCTGGCAACCTTGAGCCCCTTCGGCTTCATGTGGGGGAGGGTTGAGCTGGCTCCATGCCTGACCTCACCGCTCTGGTGAAGGTCAGCATCTCCAGGACAAAGTCATGGTGGGTGGTGGAGCCAGTGGCCCTGAACGCATTGTTGTTGTCAGAGGTCTTCGCCTCTGGTGGGGCGGGGCAGAGGAAGGTCCGCCGTGCTCCGGAGGGGGCCACAGGCCGGGGCGAGGGGCGTGCACAGAGACTGGAAGCGGGTTCAGCTGCAccacttgcaggatcttagttccctgacaagggactgaacccgggcccttggcagtaaaagcctgagtcctaacccctggaccaccagggagttccctcaGGACTTTTTACTTAAGAGGATGTGAGCCGCTTTCACATGTGGTGACAATTATTAGTTCCAGctgattatttcctcttttcaaatTTATGTGCTTTCGCCTCATGTATTGTTAAGATGTTTCTTCTCCCCTGATTTAACACAGACTCTATAAAATACTGTAGCACATATCTCATTGTGGAAACTtggtcttttcattcttttctcccatCTCTGCC
Protein-coding sequences here:
- the LOC122442532 gene encoding proline-rich protein 36-like codes for the protein MTPAAQQVDLTSGGPRTAPSTFPPLDWLQASRVQVTRSLGVPWTPQSTTHSAGVTTAELAPTSVRVPQHRLRDQGKLPPAAGPSSGRRGPQPWGRCPALRDTCQLLHPAACHDNGSCGPEAPGVQENKVNMPPPSPNSFSQLFLPATSLPLHTTGVAKRPPVLDAGMGRPAESRAAAALAIRGFWESTPSSSPGTSGLRGASSSTWPSAARTSVEPRAHEPWVDDAASSMSAWTWEHNTDKSFVPTGRAMPQSPHSHVPGYRPLLNGRPDERPPVDPPGSGPHPEMRQTTTTAPTVHRGKLRQPPPPGREHPSPPIPASLPPSSPGDPSKPPAQSPLPAAPPPLCPPNDRLATNLVQSHLQGSCAGTDLGAFPENSPGPCGPARLGWGRPQA